The following coding sequences are from one Cryptosporangium aurantiacum window:
- a CDS encoding GH1 family beta-glucosidase: MSFPADFVFGSATASYQIEGAVNEDGRGPSIWDTFSHTPGKVLNGDTGDVADDHYHRLDADLDLMAELGLEAYRFSIAWPRVIPAGRGAVNQAGLHFYSRLVDGLLARNIRPVATLYHWDLPQALEDEGGWTVRSTAEAFATYARVVGEALGDRVHTWTTLNEPWCSAYLGYSSGVHAPGRTEPKAALEAVHHLNLAHGLALRELRQVVRPDAQFSVTLNLHVFRPVGESGEAARRTLDALANGVFLGPMLEGAYPEHVREVTREITDWSFVLDGDLDLIRQPIDVLGVNYYSTTRVQVWDGTGEFQRADGHGASAATAWPGADDIEFLPTDPPHTDMGWNIDPLGLEELLVELHERYPGQPLMVTENGAAFPDVVVDGQVHDADRTDYVRRHLQAVLNVREKGVDVRGYFLWSLLDNFEWSYGYSKRFGIVRVDYDTLERTPKDSARWYAGVVASRTLD; this comes from the coding sequence ATGTCCTTCCCCGCTGATTTTGTATTCGGCTCCGCCACTGCCTCGTACCAGATCGAAGGGGCGGTGAACGAGGACGGCCGCGGCCCGTCGATCTGGGACACGTTCAGCCACACACCGGGCAAAGTGCTCAACGGCGACACCGGTGACGTCGCCGACGACCACTACCACCGGCTCGACGCCGACCTCGACCTGATGGCCGAGCTGGGCCTGGAGGCGTACCGGTTCTCGATCGCCTGGCCCCGGGTGATCCCGGCCGGCCGCGGCGCGGTCAACCAGGCCGGCCTGCACTTCTACTCCCGCCTGGTCGACGGGCTGCTGGCGCGGAACATCCGCCCGGTCGCCACGCTCTACCACTGGGACCTCCCCCAGGCCCTGGAGGACGAGGGCGGCTGGACGGTTCGCAGCACGGCCGAGGCGTTCGCCACCTACGCGCGCGTCGTCGGTGAGGCCCTCGGCGACCGGGTGCACACCTGGACGACGCTGAACGAGCCCTGGTGCTCGGCCTACCTCGGCTACAGCTCCGGCGTCCACGCGCCGGGGCGGACCGAGCCGAAGGCCGCGCTCGAGGCCGTGCACCACCTGAACCTGGCCCACGGCCTGGCGCTCCGGGAGCTCCGGCAGGTCGTCCGGCCCGACGCGCAGTTCTCGGTGACGCTCAACCTGCACGTCTTCCGGCCGGTCGGCGAGTCCGGCGAGGCCGCACGCCGCACGCTGGACGCGCTGGCCAACGGCGTCTTCCTCGGCCCGATGCTGGAGGGTGCCTACCCGGAGCACGTGCGGGAGGTGACCCGCGAGATCACCGACTGGTCGTTCGTCCTGGACGGCGACCTCGACCTGATCCGGCAGCCGATCGACGTCCTCGGCGTGAACTACTACAGCACCACGCGGGTCCAGGTCTGGGACGGTACCGGCGAGTTCCAGCGCGCCGACGGCCACGGAGCGTCCGCGGCGACCGCCTGGCCCGGCGCGGACGACATCGAGTTCCTGCCGACCGACCCGCCGCACACCGACATGGGCTGGAACATCGACCCGCTGGGGCTCGAGGAGTTGCTCGTCGAGCTGCACGAGCGGTACCCCGGTCAGCCGCTGATGGTCACCGAGAACGGTGCCGCGTTCCCGGACGTCGTCGTGGACGGTCAGGTGCACGACGCCGACCGGACCGACTACGTGCGCCGGCACCTGCAGGCCGTGCTCAACGTCCGGGAGAAGGGCGTCGACGTGCGCGGCTACTTCCTCTGGTCGCTGCTCGACAACTTCGAGTGGTCGTACGGCTACTCGAAGCGATTCGGCATCGTCCGCGTCGACTACGACACGCTCGAGCGCACGCCGAAGGACAGCGCCCGCTGGTACGCGGGCGTGGTGGCGAGCCGCACGCTCGACTGA